From the Hyphomicrobiaceae bacterium genome, the window TCGATCTCTTCGATCAACGCCACCCGCGAGCCGGAGACAATGGCGGTTTCGCTGGCACCCGCCCTGCGATGACGCGCGGTGTCGCTATCAGGTTTGTCGATATCGAACTTATGATGCGTGTGCTTGATGGTTGCCACCCGCAAGCCCCTCTGAGCGAAATATGCCGCCAGCTTTTCGATGAGCGTTGTCTTGCCTGCGTTCGACCAGCCAGCGATGCCGATCATGGGCGTGGACGTGTTGGATGAATGATCAGCCATTGGTTTGTTCCTTGGAAGATGTTGTCCGGTCTAGAAGGGCATGGGCTCTGGCAAGGTCTTTGGGCGTATTTGCGTTGAAGAATGGGTCCACGTCCAGCCCAGCCATAGTGACAGGGGCGAAGGGAACCGCAACCGCCTCATGCAGGCGAGCGAACTTTTCCACGCTGCGGCGCCCCTCGGTCAGCGCGATTTCCAGACTTTTTCGCAGGCTCAACGGCCAAAGCCCGATGACAGGATGCAGGCGGTCGAAACTGGAAGCAATGGCGACACCGCCTCGGGAAGCCATAGCCAGGCGCGCAACAAGGTCCTCGGGTAGGAAGGGCGTATCGGTGGAGACTGTTGCGAGGGAAGTTATGTCGTCTGACAGGCTCTCAGCCCATAGCATTGCGGCGAGCAGGCCAGATAATGGACCCTGACCGACTTCGCCAGCGTCGGCAATTACATCCAGTCCGAAGCGTGCGAAGCGCTGCGGGTCTCCGTTGGCGTTGATGACGACTTGCGGCACTTGAGGCGCCAAACGGCCGATGACGTGGTGGATCATCGGCTGGCTGGCCAGATCCGCAAAGCTTTTGTCGCCACCAACAGGGCTTTCGGGAAACATGCGGCGACCGCCGCCGCCCGCCAGGATCACGCCTGCAATAGATCGGGTATCTGTCATGGGCAGAAAGTAGCAAGGTGGACGAACCGCCTTCAAGCCGGTGATCGAGCGCCGTGGTCACATTCTTTAACGTCGGGGTGGCGTTAAACGTCTGGTTGGCGCGGCAGAGAGACCCTTGCGCAGCGCGGCCGATGGGCTCATCTAAGCGCCAAAGTTATGCGGCGTCGATATTTGCGCCGGACGATCCAGGAGACGATGGTGATGGGAATCGAGAAGTCCGAGATTATGAATGCCTTGCGCCGGGTACGCGGACCAGATCTCGAAAGCAATATCGTCGATCTTGGGCTTGTCTCCGAAGTCATGATCAAGGACGACCGCGTTTACTTCGCGATCACCGTTCCGGCGGCACGCGCCGCTGAGCTTGAAGAGCTGCGCCAAGCCGCCGAGAAGGTAGTGTCGGATGTCAAAGGCGTCTCGGGGGTTACGGCCGTGCTGACGGCGGAAGCCGCTCCCGGAACGACCCAAAGCGCTGGTGCCGGGGTTACCAGTATGCAGGAGCATCGCCGTGTGCAGGAAGCGCGTCAGCGCGGGCTTGCAGGCGATGGAGCTGGTCCGCGAAAAGCGGCTGCTCAGCCCGCCGGAGGCACCACGCGCCGGATAGAACCTATTCCCGGTGTCAAGCACGTGATTGCGGTCGCGTCCGGCAAAGGTGGCGTCGGTAAATCAACCACGGCGGTTAATCTGGCGCTTGGTCTGCAGGCTCTTGGCCTGAAGGTCGGAATCGTAGATGCCGACATTTACGGTCCTTCGCAGCCCAGGTTGTTGGGTGTTTCTGGCCAGCCGCGCGTAGGTAAGGGCAAGACGATTGAGCCGCTCATGGGTTGGGGCCTCAAAGTCATGTCCATGGGCTTTCTGGTCGATGAGGGAACGCCTGTCGTGTGGCGTGGCCCGATGGTTGTGTCCGCTCTGAACCAGATGCTGAGGGAAACGGCGTGGGCTGGCGATGACGGAGATCTCGACATTCTTGTCGTCGATATGCCGCCCGGTACAGGCGACGTACAACTCACCATTTCCCAGGCTATCCCCCTTGGAGGCGCGGTGATCGTCTCCACGCCACAGGATCTCGCGCTCATCGATGCGCGCAAAGGGCTGGCAATGTTCCAGCGGGTTGAGGTGCCGGTCCTCGGTATAATCGAGAACATGAGCTACTTCTCCTGTCCTTCGTGTGGCACGCGCTCCGACATCTTCGGACATGGCGGCGCCCGGGATGAAGCGTTGAAGCTCGGCGTGCCCTTCCTCGGGGAGGTGCCGCTGCACATGGATATCCGCGCCAAATCGGATGCTGGAAAGCCTGTTGTGGCTACTGAGCCCGAGAGTCTTTATGCACAGATCTACCGCGATATAGCCGCCAAGGTCTGGACGGAGTTGGAGCGGGCGCAGGGCACTCTGACGCCGCCGCCGGTTCTCGACATCGTCGAAGAAGGACACACTCTTAAGGCTGCATTCCCTGATGGCCGAACCTTCGAGCTTCCCGCCGAAATGCTGCGTGTGATGAGCCCTTCAGCTGAAGTGCAGGGACATTCGCCCGATCAACGCATCACGGTGGCGCGCAAGAAGAACGTCCGCATCAGCGGACTGACTGGCGTGGGCAACTACGCCACGCGCATCGCCTTCGACGACGGGCACAACACCGGCCTTTATACCTGGGGCTATCTGCATTTGCTGGGCAAAGAGAAAGACCAACGCTGGAAAGGTTATCTCGACGAACTCGCCACAAAAGGGCTCACGCGCGAGTAGATGCCTTCGAGCGGCTAGGATGACTGTATTTATGGCGAAATTGCCCTAACGTGTACGGCGCTATCGCGCTGGGCGCGAGAAGAATGTACGATTTCGACGCGCTTTGCGGGAATAACGATTATTCTAACACGTTCTTATTTTCACATGCCGTGTGCTGCGTTTTTCTTCCGGCGGCTTTTTCAAAGGGATTGGAACATGGCTCAGAGCAATCCATTTTCGAACACAGACATTTCAAGCGTGGAGGGTCTTGCTCACAGCCTCCACCGCGCCAGCCAGTACATGGACGATTTGTTTGCCGCCGCCAGCGCGGGTCAGGACCTGACGGCACGCCAACTTGTGGTTCTGGAAATCGTCGCGCGCGAAGATCGACCTAGTCAAACCAATATTTGCGAGCGATCCGGAATCGACCGTTCGACAATCGCCGACATGGTACGCCGCTTGGTTAAGAAGGGCTATCTAGCCCGCCGCCGCTCGCGGGCCGACGCGCGGCGATACGCTGTGCAACTGACCGATGAGGGCCGCCAAGTGCTCGAACGTGCCCTCCCGATCGCCCATGATGTCGAACTCAAGATCGCCCAGCGGCTGCCGGAAAAGCAGCGTCAGCAGTTTATTGCTGCTCTGCGGTGCCTTCTGGAAAAGCCAGAGAGCGGCGCAGAGGCTACGTGACGCTACGGGCGAGAGATCCGGACCGCCTCGTCGTGGCGGTCGTTGATGGACGATAAGGGACGCGCAAAACTTGGCTTGTGCGTCCGATGGTGCCTGCAACCGAAGATGGGCGTGCCTAAGAGCGCGGGCGTGATACACATCCGCTCATGCTCGAAACGCTGAAGCGCAACTCCGTCCCCCTCATCGTCGCCACGGCGCTGTTCATGACCAATCTGGACGCGACGGTGCTGTCGACGTCACTGCCAGCGATTGCGCGAGACCTAGGCCTCAATCCCATTCATCTCAAGCTTGCCCTGACCACCTATCTGCTGGCGCTTGCGGTGTTCATTCCGGCATCGGGCTGGGCCGCCGACCGATTCGGTCCCAAGAACGTGTTTCGCGCCGCCATGGTGGTGTTTGCGATGGGATCGATCTTCTGCGGATTGGCGTCGGATCTGGCCACGCTGGTCGCCAGCCGGGTCGTGCAGGGTATCGGAGGCGCGATGATGATGCCGGTCGGTCGCCTGATCGTCTGGCGTAGCGTGCCCAAGTCAGAGATCATCGCCGCCGCCGCATGGCTTACGATTCCCGCGCTCATGGGCCCTGTTTTGGGGCCTCTGCTCGGCGGTTTCATCTCTACATATTTCAACTGGCGCTGGATCTTCTGGATCAACGTCCCGGTGGCGGCGCTGGGCATATTCCTGGTTTGGCGCTTCATCCCGGACATACGCATTACGCAGCGAGAGGACTTCGATGTGAAGGGCTTTTTGCTGGTGGGGCCCGGGCTGTCGATGTTCCTGACGGGCGCGACGCTGCTCGGGCTAGATCTTGTCACGCGCGAGACCGTTATTCTGCTGTTGCTGGCCGGTGCTGGGCTCATGGTTGCTTACGTCTGGCACGCGCTGTCGGTTGAAAAGCCGCTCATAGACTTGCGCCTGCTACGAATTCCGACGTTCTTTGCAGGTGTGATGGGAGGCTTCTTGTTCAGAACCGGCATCGGCGCGGCGCCATTTCTGCTGCCGCTGCTGTTTCAGGAGGGCTTTGGGCTGACGCCGTTTCAGTCCGGTTTGCTGATCTTTGCGACCGGAATTGGCTCAATGTTCATGAAGACCCAGGCCGCGCGAATCTTGCGACGGTGGGGCTATCGCAAAGTGCTCATTGCCAATGCGCTGGTGGCGGCGGTGTTTTCTTCGCTCCCCGCCTTCTTCAGTGCCGCGACCCCCTCGCTCCTGATCAGTATGATCTTCCTGTTCGGCGGCCTGTCGCGGTCTTTGCAGTTTACCGGCCTCAATACGCTGTCTTTTGCGGACGTTCCGGAAGAGAAGTTGTCGCGGGCGACCAGCTTTGCCTCCGTTGTGCAAGAGCTGTCGGGTGCCGTGGGGGTGTCAATTGCAGCCCTCGCGCTTGAAATCAACATGCGGATCGACGGCACAACCGCGATGACGCCGTCAATATTCCCTCCAGTGTTCCTTGCCATCGCGGTGATCTCGGGCCTGTCCGCCGCTTTGTTCGCCTGGAAGCTTGATCCGAATGCGGGTGCGGTGCTGCTGGTCAGACCGGGCTCAAAGCCAGACGTAGCGGAGGAAAAGTCGGCCGATGCCCGGGCTTGAAACTGAGCACGCGCGACGCACCAACAGTGCGGGCATTGCAAAGAGAGCCGCGTTTCCGGAACGACCGGAAACGCGGCTCCTTGCTTTGAGCTGATCTGCTGGATGGCTCAGATTGGTATGGGGCGTCAGACGGCGCAGCGCTCTCCCGGCTCGCATGAACCGCGAGCCGGTGTTGGAGCGCCTTGCGTGGCGATTGCCGCCTGTTAAGCCGCCTTGGCCTCGCGCCTGCGAGGGGCCGCCTTCGCGCGCACCTTCTCGGACTGTACAGCCGGAAGGAACACGACGTCGGAGGCCCGCGTCTTCTGGATCGCGGCCTCGCGCGCCGAGAAGGCATCCGCCAGGGCGAACATGGCGGCATGCGGGTCAAGCCCGGCGCAACCACGTACGTCCACCGCGACGAACCCGTTTCGGGGGCTCGCCTGGAACGACAGATGTCCAATACCCAGCACGGCTACGCCTGAAAGCGTGCCGTCAGCGAGGCGGCTGATCTCGATGGCGCGCGGCTGCTTGCCGAGCACTGCGAGCGCAACCTTGAGCGCGCGCTCAGCCGACTTCACGTCGCTGAGCCGCGAGGCTCCATGCAGATCAATGAAAAGGTTCCGTCCTGAACCCTTGATGCCTGGAGCAGCGGTAACCGCGACAGGCTCGTTGCGCACATCGGACGCAACTTCACAGTGATCTTCCTTTTGGGCGGTGCTTGAACGAGTCAAGTCCATCCCCAATTGGAAGAGGGCGTCATTATAGGCCATAAGACCCTCCCCAACCAGCAGACAGCGTTTGACTCGCCCGCTCCTTACCTCATTGGTTCTGGAAAACCTCGACCATGCTGGCAGGTGGACAGACGAGAGAGGCTGCATATGAGGCCAGTCGCCCCCCCATGCAAGACCTTTTTTGCCCCTCGGCACATTTTTTTTTGTCGCGTGTTTACACAGACTTAATCAACGCGTTGTCACGAGCCGGTAAGGTGCCAGTAGCGGTCGCTTGAAGGTGCCTCGTGCGGTAGTTTTGTGACAAAAAAATGCGCGCTACTGCTTGAACAGATTGTTGAGCAGATCTTTAGTTTTGACGGAACCCGTCGAGCCGTTCTTTCCCAACAACTCGTTCGCAATCTCGTTGGCGTTCTTGCCTTTGAACTTCTTTCCGAGCTGCTTGACCGTATCGACGACCTTGTCGGGATTGGAAAGGATGCCCTTCAGATCCGGCTCGATCTTGGGCTTCTCCCAAGATCCTGAGATGTGCACGGGCACTTCGAGCCCAGAAAGATCCGATTGGCCCTTCTGGCCCTCCAGGCTCGCGACGAGCTTCGGCTTTACCATGTAATCGACCGTGCGCTGGGGCAACGGGATCGTTCCGGCGCCCGTCACTCGCAGCAGTGGGCTCGTCATGCGCAGATCTTGGTTCTGGGCCACGCCGTTGGTGATGGTGAAGCTGGCTGCCAGCTCGCTGAAGTCCGTCTTTTCGGACGGCGCCTGATTGAGCGCGGAGAGGTCGCCCTGGCTCAATCCGCGAATGGCGCCGGGTAAATTGAAGCCGACGATAGCGCCGTCACTGAACTTGAAGTCTGCTTTGCCGTTTAGCGCCTCGACCATCTGAAGCTGGTTAGCGCCCCGGGTTGCAAGTTGCAACGCGAGCTGTGCCTTGCCTGCCAGCCAGTTCATGTTGGCGGCGTCGCGCAAGAACGGCTGCGCGGACAAACCGTCGAGTGTGAAATTCGCACCAATTCCTGGCGCCTTTCCGGTCGCGTCCACGTTGACGAAGCCTTTGCCCTGACCTTCATAGAGCTGGACGTTGTCAAAGGTCGTCTTGAGCACCTTGCTCTTCAAGGCCAGCGTAAGGGCAGACTGTCCAACCTTGATGTTTTGAAACAGCAGTCGCCCGACGCGCAGCTTGGCATCCGCGTCGGCGACACCGAGCAGGCTGAGATCAATGGGCTCGTTCGACCAGCCCGCGCGGCTCGTGTAGCCCTGCACGCGGGGGCCATTAGCGGGATTGTTGTTCAGCAGCTGCTCAATGGCGTCTTTGCCTGCTTTCGTTGCAGGCGCAGGTTGACTGTCGCCGCCACCGGATGTTTGGCCGGCAGCTGGTTGTCCTGCTCCAGATCCGAGATACTTGTTGAGGTCGAGTTCCGAGATTTGGAGGTTGGCTTGAACGTAGGGACGTGCGCCACCCGTCGTGACCTTGGCATTGCCTTTGGCCGTCGCGCCGTCGAGAGTTATATTTGCGCCCGTGAGGCTGGTGACGTTTCCATCTGTCTTGAGATTGCCCGCAATCGACAAAGGTCCAAGCCCGGCGACGTTCGGGACGCTCGTGCCGAGCCAATTGGCAAGACCTTTCACAGATGTGCTCGACAGATTCATGCGACCTTCCAGATCAGCACCGTCGCCAACCTGCAGGGCGCCATCATAACTGGCGTTGATGTGCTGGTTGACAGCTGTGAACACGAGCCGTGCCGGCTTCTCCTCCAAGACCATGCGCACAGGCGAGACACGCCCGTTGAAGTCAGTCTTTTGCCCATGCCAGGAGAAGTCTCCAGCCGCGGACAAGGCGCTGCTCAGCGACTTCAGATTGAGCTTCATGTTTACAGCGGTGATCGCCTGCGACTGACCGGTACGCTCGTCAGTGTAGCGCAACGTGCCATCCTCGACTCGCACGTCGTCGAGTTCCAGGTGCTCGACTTCGGAGAGTTTCGTGGGCAGTCGAATGCCAGGCTTACGCGCCGCAACGCCGGGAACGTCCGTCGCTGTCGCATCTGAACCGGTTGTTCCGGCCTGAGCGTAGCGTGTGAAACCTTCCGATTGCGCGAAGGTCCAGTTCTTCACGCCCTGCCTGTCGATGCGCAGATCGAACACCGGTTGGCGCAGAATGAGTCTGCGAACTTCGACTTGCCGATTGATAAGCGGCATCGTTTTGATGTTGACGTCGAGTTCCTTCATGCTGACCAGCGTTGCTGGCGAGCCCGGCGGTCCCGACAGCGTGACGTCGTGGAGCCGCACACCAAGACCCGGATAGAACGAGAAAGCGGCAGGTCCAGCGACGATCAAATCGCGACCGGTTTTCTCCTTCACCTGCTGCGCAATGGTCTGACGGATAAGGTCGCTGGGGGGATTGAGGATCAGATATCCGACGCCCGCGCCTACGATCACGAAGACGAACATGAAGGCGTAGAGCACGAAGCTCAACAGACCGCTGCCCTTGCGCGACGCCTTCTTGGATGCGCGACCACGCCGCGGCGCTTGCTGCATGTTCGGCGGCGGCGGCCCCCGGCGCACAGGCGGCATCGGCCCGCGCTCTGCGCTCGGCCTATAGGTCGAGAGCGGCGGCGGTGAGGGTGGTCGTTGATTAGGCATCGGATTTGTCTCGGACTTTATAGTAAACGGCGCGCCGGAACGGCCTGCACCGCACATTTCGGTTTGATTCTCTATCGCCGACGATTATGTCACTGCAAAGCCAATGGCTTCCAGCGTCAATCATGGCCTTTTCCACCGGCGGCCCGATAAAGTGATGTTCGCTGAAGGTGTCGAGACGCATCAAATGGGGCGATGTTGCCGCAGTTGCGATCATATTCGCGCCAAACCTTACGATATGGTCCGCCAAACACGCCGAGAAACGGAGCAGCTCAATATGTCGATTAAGCGTTACTACGTACAATCAGCCGCGGCTGTCTGCCTTTCGGTGCTGTCTGCCTTGTGGGGCACGTCCGCCATGGCTGCCTCGTGCGGCAATACCAGCGCGGGTTTTTCGTCTTGGCTTTCCGATTTCAAAAAGCGAGCTGCTGCGAACGGAATTTCATCGCGGACCATCAACAGTGCGCTTGCCGGCGTCACCTACGATAGCAGGGTGATCCACTACGATCGCAACCAGCATTCTTTCAAGCTTTCGTTCGATCAATTTTATCGTCGCCGGGTCGATAGCGCGATGATCGCCAAGGGCCGGCGATTGATGAAAACACATGCGAGCACCTTAAATGCTGTTGAGAAGCGCTTTGGTGTTCCCGGTGCCGTCGTAGTCGCGATCTGGGGATTGGAAACGGCATATGGTGCGCAGAAGGGTGGCGGGTTCTCCATTGTGCGTTCACTCGCGACACTGGCTTACGATTGCCGGCGTTCGGACTTCTTCGAGAACCAGCTGCTCGCTTCGCTCAAGATTATCGATCGCGGAGATATGTCTGCGAAGGCGTTGGTGGGAGGTTGGGCAGGCGAGATCGGCCAGACTCAGTTCTTGCCGGCCGCATATGTCAAATACGCCGTCGACTTCGACGGGAACGGGCATCGCGATCTCATTCACAGCTCGGCGGACGTGCTTGCCTCGACCGCGAACTTCCTCAAGGGTCATGGCTGGCAGCGTGGTCAGGGCTGGGGTCCGGGGACGGCCAACTACAACGTTATCCGTGAGTGGAACAAGGCTGAGGTTTACGTCAAAACGATCTCGGTCATGGCTGACAAGCTCGACGGCCGCTGAGCATCTTAAGTGTTGCCGCATTCATTTCTGGGGTAATCGCTCGATAAGTAAGCAATTATTTCCGCTTGCGTAGTCCGATTGATTAACCCGCCGACGGCTATCCTTCTGTATGCGCCCCTGCGGCGGCGCGTGGAATCGGTCGGCAGACTTTGAAATGAGCCTTCAACAACTCAGCTATCTGGAACGGCGCGCATTTGGGCGCCGTCCCACAAACATTCAGGCGAAATTGCGCATCGGTTATCGCTACCTGGATTGCATCATCAAGGACCTGTCGGAAGGCGGCGCGCGGTTGGAACTCGATGCCAACTTAGATCTTCCGGCGCGGTTTTGGCTGGCTTGGGATGGTCAACCGGAGATCGTGTGCGAGGTACGCCATCAACGCGGCACAGTCGCGGGCGTGCAATTTGCGCGGCCAATTGTGATCGGCACACGCCTAACCGTTGAACCCTCCGCTGATGCCGCCCCGCCCCCAACGACACCGCAGCAGGAAGCGGCTTCGGTCAGCACGTCCGCCGTCGTCGCCAATCGTCGGGCAAGACTGAGAGAAGCCAACGGGCAAGCCGACACGCTCGGCCCTCCGACCGGAAGCGATGCGCTGCACACCTGCGCGGAAAGGCACGCGCTTCCGCGCGACGCATTCGGCATACTTCACGCCATGCGCGTCGAATTGGAGCGGCGAGCAGAGGAGTTCGTCGCGCAACGGGCTGAACACCGGCACACGCCGGTTCCCCTGCCTGCCTATCTCTACACCGGCGCAGTGATTGATCCGCCCTGCACGTCGGTGGAGCAACCTGTTCCGTGTCCGCTCACGCCCTCAGGTTACGGCTCGATCCCTGCCGCATCGATGCTGATGGCAGCGTTGCGCCGGTCCATCGTGACCTGAGTTAAACGAGCTGCACTCAGCTTATTCTCGGTCAGGCGAGTTGCATGCACCAGCTTTGGTTGCAAAAATAGTCGAGAGTCCGCCAAGGTTGTGCCACACGACTCAGCAAGCCATGGGACATGGCCCATCTGTTGTCGTCGTCCCAAAAACTTCAGCGCGCAGCCCTCGCGGCTGTCGCGCTGACTTTTTCTTCGCTTCATCAGCCTGTTAAGGCATATACGCCGACCGAGCCCGCGATTGCTGGTGAAGCTCTCGTGATCGACGGCGACACGCTGGAAGTCGCCGGCCGCCGTATCCGCTTGGAAGGTATCGACGCGCCAGAAATGGCCCAGTCTTGCCAGAGTGATAACGGGGCGGCGTGGCGCTGTGGTCTTGCGGCGCGAAAGATGGTTGTGGAATTGACCCGGGGTCAGACCGTGGCATGTGATCCGGTCGGTCGAGACAAATACAGCCGCACCCTGGCGATCTGCTTTGTGGAGGGGGAGAGCATCAACGCGGCTCTCGTCAAGGCGGGGTTGGCGCGCGCATTTGTGAAGTACTCGAAAATGTACGTTGCCGAGGAGGAGGAGGCACGCAGCGCGCATCGCGGGCTTTGGCAAGCCGACAACCTTGCGCCGTGGGACTACCGGCACGGACGCTGGCAATCCGCCGAAGTTCACGCTCCCAACGGTTGCGCCATTAAGGGCAACATCTCGTCTAAGGGCATGATTTACCACGCGCCTTGGAGCGCCTGGTACGACAAGGTGAAGATCGACGAGGCGCGGGGTGAACGCTGGTTCTGCAGTGAGGCTGAAGCTTTGGCCGCTGGATGGCGCGCTGCACAACAGCGCTAGGTGCCCCGGCGAGGGACGCACTATTTTGGTTCAGCGCACGATTGGATCGCAACCACACCCGCAGAACGTCCGTTGACGTGACGGCGTGTTAGAGTAATAAAAAACTCTCGAAATCACAGTCATCGTTGGATTCTCATTCCGAGGCTCGCTCATGGAAGCACACGTTTCACGACTATTGCGTGCCGCCGTTTTCGCAGCGGCTTTGGCCATCGCAAGCGGCACCGCATGCGCCGGTACCATCTGGGATGAGATCAAGGGCAGCGTGTACGGCGACAAGAAGATCGAAGACGGTCGCGGCCTGATCTCGCTTGACGCGCCCAACCGGCCTGAAGACATGCGCCGTGTGCCGATTGCCGTGGATGCTGGATTTACCGACGGCCGCACGGTCAAGACCGTGAGCTTCATCATCGACGAGAACCCGACCCCCGTCGTCGCCGTGTTCCACATGGGTGGAGCGCGCGAGCACGTCTCGCTGAAATCGGAGTTTCGCGTTAATGCCCAATCGGATGTGCGCGCCGTTGTGGAGGCGAGCGACGGCAAGCTCTACATGGTGAGCCAGCTCATCAAGTTCGCAGGCGGTCAAGCTTCGTGCTCGGCACCGCCCGCAGGAGACCCTGCTGAAATCGCGGCAAACATGGGCAAGATGAGCTATGAGCCCATCGTGGCCGACGCTGCCAAGAGCTCGATCGATGTTCGCGCCCGCATTAAGATGTCCCATCCCAACCATACCGGCATGGTGATGGACCAGATCACGTTGCTCTACACGCCGATGAAGATGGTTTCAGAGATTTCCGTGAAGCAGGGCGACGAGCCGGTATTCACGGTCGAAGGCTCCATCGCGCTGGCACAAGATCCGATGATCGAATTCGACATGAAGCGCAACATGCACGCAAGCGAGTTGGAAGTGACCATGAAGGACACTGACGGCGGATCGTGGACCAAGAAGTTTCCCATCGGTCCGGCAAGCTGATCTGCCTCAAAGTTTTGTGCAAATTAAAAAAGGCCCGCCTCACTGAGGCGGGCCTTTCCTTTTTCGCGTAATTCGAAGGCGCCTTTTCGGGCTATCGTCGGTAGTCCTGAGAGATCAGCGGCGTGATCCGGCGTACCGCGACGCGGCGGTTGGCGCGCTCCGGTCCGCCCGTATCGATCTTGAGATACTGTTCGCCGTAGCCCTGAGTGGTCAGATTTTCCGGCGGTACGTTGAACTCCTCGCTCAGGATAACGGCAACGGATTCCGCGCGACGGTCTGAGAGGGTCAGGTTGTCTTCATCCGAACCGACGGCGTCAGTGTAGCCTTCGATCATGAAGACCTCGTTGGGATTGCGATCGATCACGCGCATCATGGCTCGGGCAACGCGTTCCAGCTTGTGATACTGGCTTTCTTCGACTTCCCACGATCCGGTGTCGAAGTTGATGTCGTTGAGATCGACGCGGCGCATGCGTTCGCGCAGATTGCGAGTGGCACGAACCTCGTCCAGCGTATAGCGCCGATCAATGCGATCGACGGGCGGAGCCTCGAAGGCCTCGTAGACCTCGTCCTCGTCGGCATCGTCATAGTCGACAATGTACTTGTCGCGCGGAACGTCTACGTGGGGCGGCGGCACATCAACCATTGCGTTGAGAATGGCTGCGCCAGCAACGATACCGGCACCAACACCGAGCCCGATGGCCAGATTGCGTTGCCATTTGCTCTTACGGCGACGGTTGTCGATGATATCGACTTCGCGGCCATCCGGTCCACGCCGGTAACGGCGGATGAGCTGACCGTTATTGTCGGAAACGTTATAAATCGCCACGTTGTTGGGCCGCTGAATGACCGTGATGTTCTGTCCGTCGCGCCGCTCGACTTGGGCATTCGGCGAGACCATCCGCAGACGATTGGCCTCGTTGTGAGTGATGAACGTGCGATTGTTGCGCTTCACGATCACACGGCTGTCGGGTTCCTTGATGACGACAGCGTTCGACCGTTTGCTCTCGAACCTCTGACGCTGCTGTTTGATCGCGTTGAGGTCCGGCGGCGGGGTTCCCGCAGCACGGCGCGACTTCGGATGGTTGTATGAAGGGTACGCGGGATTTGTTGCGCGCTGGGCAGGCTGAGTGCCGGCCGGGGGCGGAAACGCCGGATTAACGGCCCGCGGGCCAGATCCGTTATTCGGAGGCGGGAAGGCAGGGTTCACTGCGCGCCGCGTTCCATTGTTAGGCGGTGGGAACGCAGGATTGATAGCCTTGTGCTGCGGGTCCGGTTGATAGGTAGCAGGCGGCCGCTTGTTGGGCGGCGGGGTTTGTGCCGCCGCAGGCGCGCCATTGTTTTCGTACGTCGGGGGACGGCCCTTGTGGTAGACTTTGCGGCCCTGCTGATTTTGACCAGGCGGCGGCGCATCCTTCTCATAGGTCGGTGGCCGACCTTTATGAAATACCTTGCGGCCGTTCTGTCCGTTGTTGCCGCCTGCGTTCGGGTTCTGCTGCCCCTTGGCGGCGTTGGGATTATTCTGCCCGTTCTTCTGTTGCGAATTCTGCAGCTGTTGCAACTGCTGCTTCTTTTTGCGCGCGGCCTCGATCTTGGCCTTTTGCTCCGGCGTGAGGTTTTGCGGCGTTGGACCCTGCTCAGCTTGGGCGCTTATGCCTGCCGTCAGCAACGATCCCGCGAACACGCCCAACGCGAGAAGGCGCGTG encodes:
- a CDS encoding AsmA family protein is translated as MPNQRPPSPPPLSTYRPSAERGPMPPVRRGPPPPNMQQAPRRGRASKKASRKGSGLLSFVLYAFMFVFVIVGAGVGYLILNPPSDLIRQTIAQQVKEKTGRDLIVAGPAAFSFYPGLGVRLHDVTLSGPPGSPATLVSMKELDVNIKTMPLINRQVEVRRLILRQPVFDLRIDRQGVKNWTFAQSEGFTRYAQAGTTGSDATATDVPGVAARKPGIRLPTKLSEVEHLELDDVRVEDGTLRYTDERTGQSQAITAVNMKLNLKSLSSALSAAGDFSWHGQKTDFNGRVSPVRMVLEEKPARLVFTAVNQHINASYDGALQVGDGADLEGRMNLSSTSVKGLANWLGTSVPNVAGLGPLSIAGNLKTDGNVTSLTGANITLDGATAKGNAKVTTGGARPYVQANLQISELDLNKYLGSGAGQPAAGQTSGGGDSQPAPATKAGKDAIEQLLNNNPANGPRVQGYTSRAGWSNEPIDLSLLGVADADAKLRVGRLLFQNIKVGQSALTLALKSKVLKTTFDNVQLYEGQGKGFVNVDATGKAPGIGANFTLDGLSAQPFLRDAANMNWLAGKAQLALQLATRGANQLQMVEALNGKADFKFSDGAIVGFNLPGAIRGLSQGDLSALNQAPSEKTDFSELAASFTITNGVAQNQDLRMTSPLLRVTGAGTIPLPQRTVDYMVKPKLVASLEGQKGQSDLSGLEVPVHISGSWEKPKIEPDLKGILSNPDKVVDTVKQLGKKFKGKNANEIANELLGKNGSTGSVKTKDLLNNLFKQ
- a CDS encoding lytic murein transglycosylase codes for the protein MSIKRYYVQSAAAVCLSVLSALWGTSAMAASCGNTSAGFSSWLSDFKKRAAANGISSRTINSALAGVTYDSRVIHYDRNQHSFKLSFDQFYRRRVDSAMIAKGRRLMKTHASTLNAVEKRFGVPGAVVVAIWGLETAYGAQKGGGFSIVRSLATLAYDCRRSDFFENQLLASLKIIDRGDMSAKALVGGWAGEIGQTQFLPAAYVKYAVDFDGNGHRDLIHSSADVLASTANFLKGHGWQRGQGWGPGTANYNVIREWNKAEVYVKTISVMADKLDGR
- a CDS encoding PilZ domain-containing protein: MSLQQLSYLERRAFGRRPTNIQAKLRIGYRYLDCIIKDLSEGGARLELDANLDLPARFWLAWDGQPEIVCEVRHQRGTVAGVQFARPIVIGTRLTVEPSADAAPPPTTPQQEAASVSTSAVVANRRARLREANGQADTLGPPTGSDALHTCAERHALPRDAFGILHAMRVELERRAEEFVAQRAEHRHTPVPLPAYLYTGAVIDPPCTSVEQPVPCPLTPSGYGSIPAASMLMAALRRSIVT
- a CDS encoding thermonuclease family protein, whose translation is MAHLLSSSQKLQRAALAAVALTFSSLHQPVKAYTPTEPAIAGEALVIDGDTLEVAGRRIRLEGIDAPEMAQSCQSDNGAAWRCGLAARKMVVELTRGQTVACDPVGRDKYSRTLAICFVEGESINAALVKAGLARAFVKYSKMYVAEEEEARSAHRGLWQADNLAPWDYRHGRWQSAEVHAPNGCAIKGNISSKGMIYHAPWSAWYDKVKIDEARGERWFCSEAEALAAGWRAAQQR
- a CDS encoding quinoprotein dehydrogenase-associated SoxYZ-like carrier codes for the protein MEAHVSRLLRAAVFAAALAIASGTACAGTIWDEIKGSVYGDKKIEDGRGLISLDAPNRPEDMRRVPIAVDAGFTDGRTVKTVSFIIDENPTPVVAVFHMGGAREHVSLKSEFRVNAQSDVRAVVEASDGKLYMVSQLIKFAGGQASCSAPPAGDPAEIAANMGKMSYEPIVADAAKSSIDVRARIKMSHPNHTGMVMDQITLLYTPMKMVSEISVKQGDEPVFTVEGSIALAQDPMIEFDMKRNMHASELEVTMKDTDGGSWTKKFPIGPAS